The Methylobacterium durans nucleotide sequence CGGAGCAAGGTGAGCACGGCACGATCCTGAACGTGCCGCTCGCCGCCGGCGACGACGGAGCGGTGTTCCGCGAGGCGCTCGACGCTGCCGTGCTTCCGCGGCTGGAGGCATATGGCCCCGACCTCATCCTGATCTCGGCTGGCTTCGATGCGCACTGGCGTGATCCGCTGGCCAATCTCAACCTGACCGAGCGCGATTTCGGTTGGGCGACGCGACAGCTGATGGAGATTGCGGCGCGGACCTGCGGTGGGCGCATCGTATCCATCCTCGAAGGCGGATACGACCTGATCGGCTTGTCCACGTCCGTGACAGCGCACGTTTCCGCGTTGATGGAGGGGTGATGGCGCGCTCGCAGAGGCCGCGCTTTCCAGTACAACGAACGGCGGTCTCGTCGTGATGGGATCGCGAGGGTTCTGTGTTGGCTTGGCCGAACGGCTGCGACGCACGCGCCTGCGCCGGAGCACTCAGCTTGCATCACGTCTTAGTCGCCGCGTCCCTCATGAGCAGCCATGACCTGCAATTTGGTGTGCGGTGCACCATATGATGGTAGTGCGGCGCCGATCTTCGTGAGCTGCCCGCGACACAGACATGAGTGCGATGAGTTTTATGTTTTCACCGGCTGCCCGAGCTGAGGCTAGGCTGGCCAGCCATAGGGTTGAGCAGCGCGGCGGCCGGTTCTGCATCGTGGCCGCTGTCACGGGGCAGGTGATCTACATACCACCGGACTTCCTGAAGGCGGCGATCATGGCCCACGCTGACCTGCAGCTTCTGGCTGAGGCACTCGCCCGCGGTGACCGGTACATCGATGCCGTGACGGCCTTTGAGGCTGATCGCTCTGACGAGCTTCGCGCCCGTCACGCCGTCTCGGCGGCACTTAGCCGGAGTGGACATGTCGGCTGAGTGGTCGGTGCTGAGTGCCAGTCGATGGGCCGAGAAAGCCACGCGACCGCGGTGCTTCGGCTAGGTAAGTACACCCTACCCGCCCGGACAAGCTGCGAGGCGGGTCGAAACCTCCGGCTGATGAACTTTAGGATTGCTGGCATTTGCAGGCCGGAGTGCGGGTGGCGTGGTAGTCTTGAAACCAGCCCGGCAGAAGCCGCATCACGGTTTTCGCGTCGGACAGACGAAGGTGAGGTTGGCATAATCGCGCTTGAGGGACTTCGCGATGCCGTTGTTCTGAGGAGAGCGCATTGGCATTAACCGCAACTGCAGGCCAAGTGCCAAGGCCGTTCAAGCGGTCTCTTTGGCAGTGTTGGCAGAGCCGTAGATCCGACTTGCTCAAGCCGGTTTGCGGAAGAGGTAGCTCTCGGAGCGTGAGGTCTGCGCGTCTCCGTGCTCGCTCCGCGGCAGCGGCTCTCGCACCGGGATCGGAACCGGCCTCCCCTCTCGCTTCTGTAGCAGGCGCTCGAGGCGCTCCTGCCAGCCACGGGACCGCTCAGAGTGCGAGAGCTCCAGGCCCTGCTTGGTCCAGAAAAGGTCCAGGATTATGAGAACGATTCACGGTCCGCCGATGCCGAGAAAGAACGCCATCGCCCTGCCCTCACGTGCAGCAGAATGCCCGAGCGTCAGTGGCGAAGGATAGAACCCGCCCCTTATACCAATCGGTGGTGATCATAACTGATAGGCCCAGTCACGCAGGCCGATGGACATGATCTTCCAAGGCTGGTCGATGAACCGGTTCCAGACCTGACAGCACTGCTCGACAATGTCCTCGTAGGACGAGAAGACGCGGTCGCCGAGCCAGTTGTCGCGCAGGAACTGCCAGACATTCTCGACCGGGTTGAGTTCCGGGGCGCAGGCTGGCAGCGGCAGCAGGGTGATGTTGGCGGGCACGACGAGGTCGTGGGCGACGTGCCAGCCCGCCCCATCGAGGATCAGCACGGCGTGGGCGCCTTCCTCGACGCTGCAGCTGATCTCCCTGAGGTGCTCGTTCATCGCCGCGGTATCGCATCTCGGCATGATGAGGCCGGCACCCTTGCCCTTCTCGGGACAGATCGCTCCGAAGATGTAGGCGTGGGCCGTACGTTGGTCCTTGGGCGCCGAGGGCCGGCTGCCGCGGCGCGCCCAGCGGCGGGGCAGCGTGTTCTTCTGGCCGACCCGAGCCTCGTCTGACCACCACACCTCGATGGCCGCGCCAGCCGGCAGCCGGGCTCGGATCGCCCTCACCTCGGCTGGCAAGTTTTTTTGAAGGCTGCCAGTGCGGCCGGGTCCTGCTCATGATGGCGCGGGCGTGCCGACAGCTTGCGGAAGCCGAGTTGTTTCACCGTGCGGCCCACCGTGCTCTCGTCCAGGCTCACGCCGAAGCTGGCGTAGATCCAGGCGGCGAGATCCTTCAGCCGCCAGCGCACCACGCCGTGTCGATCCGGGTCCGGCCCGCTCTCGACGATCTGCGCCAGCGCTTGACGCTGCGCATCGCTCAACTTGGCTGGGTTGCCCGGGGCCTTGCGGTTGATCAGCCCGGCCGGGCCAGCTGCGTTGAAGGCGAGCACCCAATCGCGCACCGTCTGCAACCCTACCACCCCGATCCGAGCCGCATCCGTGCGGCTGCCGCCCTCGTAGATCTCGGCCAGCGCCAGCAGCCGGCGGCTCTGGCCCGCGTCTCGGCTGGCCTTGGCCAGACGTCGAAGATCGTCGGCGTTGAAATCCTCACGCAGAGCAACCGCAGCGGACATGGCAAACCCTCCCGGTTTGCCTCATCGAACCAGATCCGCCGCCGATACGAAACCTCGTGAGTCGCTATCACCGTCGACCGGTATTATTCCTCAACGGTGCCGCGGCTTCAGTGGCGCGCTGAGGGCTCGATGTACGGGTTTTACCAACTGCGACACGCGAGCCTGCCGACACTGGTCCCAGGGTTTCATCTGGCGCTCTGCTGCAGCACGCCCGCCGGGAACACCTTGCAGCAAAATCAATGGCCTGCCACAGCTTCCCAAGCTGAATGTCGTCGGTTCGATCCCGATCGCCCGCTCCACCAAATTCTTTGGTCCCGCTCGCATTTCCGGATCGACAGCGGTCCAGGTGTCTGCCATCTACCCCGTCGTGTGCCTCAGCGTTCCTCTGGCCGGCTCAGGGGGCGCCCTTGACGCTGGGGAAGATATCGGCGCCGGTATTTTCTCGATTGCTGGATGGCAATGCGAGCGCAGACCGAATCGGGCGCGCGTCCTGCATTCATGTTCGCGACTTCAGGGGGACAGTTCTCGGTCGAAAGCTTGGATCTTCGGGAGGCCGCCCCTGATTAAGGTCGAGGCTCGCGGCTTTTCGCCCCGGATCAGTCTGAGAGCCTCTAACAAATCCGGTCGCGGCGCATCGAGAGGAGATGGCGCGACCACGCCCTCACCACGGCCTGCGGCCGAGATCGCACCGCTGCTGCCGCCTGAACCGGCCAAGCCCAAGGAGCGGTCGCCCTCGAACATCCGCCCGTGCGATGCTGACGGGCTTCCTGTTTCGGCTCACGCTCGGGCACGCCCTGGGAGTTGCTTCCGCGCGAGATGGGCTGCGGCTCAGGCATGACGGGCTGGCGGAGACTGCGCAACTGGCGGAAACCTGGGGTGTGGGGCCGCCTGCAGCAGGCGCTGCCTGACCGCCGTGAAGGGCATCCCCCTCGCTCTGAAGCTGACGGGTGACCACGTGCACGACAGCCGGATGCTGGAGACGGTCGCGGATGTCGTCCCGCCGATCCGCCAGTGCTGAGAACGGCCGCGCGAACACCCTGCCTGGCTGTACGCCGACAAGGCCCGCGATCACCGCCGCTGTCGTCGGGCTCTCACCCGCCGCCGCATCCAGCACCGCGTCGCCCGCTGCGGGATCGAGAGCAGTCAGGGTCTGGCCCGGCACAGGTGGATCGCAGAGCGGTCGCTGGTCTGGTTTGCCGAATTCGAGCGCCTCGCCATCCGCTACGAGCGGCGGCGCGATATCCCTCCCGCCTTCACGACACCGGCCGCAGCCCTCATCGCCTTCGTCTGATCGAATGGTAATTTTGTTACACATTCTGAGATGATTACAACTGGCTGAGATGATTACAACTGGAGAGCAGCCCTTGCGCGGGTAAACTGCTCGGCTTTGTGCTCTGACCGAGTTTCAGCCTTGTGAGAACAGCGTGAAGATTGGCTGTGCCGCCGATCGGGTCGATCGTCATGACGCGCTCTCACGCCTCGAACAGGCCATCGAACGACCGGAATCCTTTGATCTCGATCGGATTGCCGGATGGGTCGAGAAAGAACATCGTCCATTGCTCCCCCGGTTGACCTTCGAACCGCGCCATCGGCTTGAGGACGAATTGGAGATTCTTCGCATTCAGGCGCTCGGCCAAGGCTCGCCAGTCGTCGAGTTCCAGAGCAACGCCCAGATGAGGCATCGGAACCAGATGCTCGCCGACGTGACCGGTATTCTCGACCTTGAAGGGCTCACCCAGGTGCAGCGAGATTTCATGGCCGAAAAAATCGAAATCGACCCACGTCGAAGCACTCCGGCCCTCGCGGCAGCCGAGGACGTCACCATAGAACTCACGCGCCTCGTCGAGATTGCGGACATTGTAGGCTAGGTGGAAAAAGCTGCGCACCGCGCCAATCCTTTCTCTTCCGTGTCGCTCATTGCGACCACCAGCCCTGTTGGCCGCCACAGAAGGGAAGAATGAACTGGTTCCGAGCGTATTTGAAGCTGGGGCTCGATCTGCGTTCGACGCGCGTTTGCGAGGGTGGGGCTCAGCGGCAGATCGCCGTACGCGCTTCCTTCATTCCCGACAGGTCGCCAACCGCAGGAAGGTCAGGATGATGAGCGAATTGGCAGGTAAACGCGCCCTCGTGACGGGCGCCTCTCGCGGCATTGGTGCTGCCATCGCCTTGGCACTCACCGAGAAGGGCGCGGATGTCGCCGTCACCTACGAGCGCTCGGCCGAGCGCGCCGCCGAGGTCGTGCGCGCCATCGAAACGAAAGGCGGGCGAAGCTTCGCCATCCAGGCCGACAGCGCCGACGCGGCCGCCGTGAAGCGCTCGATCGAGGCCGCAATCGACGGGCTCGGCGGCCTCGACATCCTCGTCAACAACGCCGGCATCGCTCGGGGCGGTCCGCTGGCGGACATGAGCCTCGCCGACATCGACGCCATCCTCGACGTGAACGTCCGGTCTGTCGTGCTCGCCTCGCAGGCCGCCATCCCGCATCTGAAAGAGGGTGGTCGAATCATATCCATCGGCTCCTGCCTGGCCGAGCGCGTCGCGTCTCCGGGCATGACGGTCTACTCCATGTCGAAGTCCGCTCTGCTCGCCTTCACCCGCGGTCTGGCCCGCGAACTCGGGTCGCGCGGCATCACCGTGAACCTCGTTCATCCGGGGCCGACCGACACCGACATGAACCCGGCGACGGGCGATCAGGCGGAGGGCCAGCGCGCGACGATTGCGCTCGGCCATTACGGCAAGCCGGAGGACGTTGCCGCCGCGGTCGCTTTCCTGGCCAGTCCCGCCGCGGGGCAAATCACCGGTACCGGCATTGTGGTCGATGGCGGCGTGAATGCCTGAGGGCGCAGGTGCCGCGAGCTGACCTGCCCATCTGGTCAGTGGAACGGAGCTTCAGCCGGTCGCACATGGAGCCTCAACCAGGAGGTCTTCATGTCCGCTGCCGCCACGCCCTCCCTTCTCGTCGGCCTCTCCGCCGAACTCTCGGATCTCGTCGGCCGTGTTGCACCAAGCCTCGTCGCGGTCCGCTCGCCCCGCTCCCGGGCGAGCGGCTTCACATGGCAGCCCCATCTGATCGTCACCGCAGAGGAGGCGCTAGCCGACGATGGCGAGATCAGCGTCGACCTGCCTGACGGCTCGACCGCGGCGGCAGCCATCGTCGGACGCGATCCCTCGACGGACATCGCGCTCCTGCGCGTCGAGGCCGCCCTTCAGCCGGCGACGCTGTCGGCGCCCGCCCTCGCAGCCGGCGGCCTCGTGGTTGCCGTTGGGAGCGCCCAGGGCCAGCCGCTCGCCGCGCTCGGTACGGTCGCGCAGTCTGGACCAGCTTGGCGGTCGCTGCGCGGCGGCAGCATCGATGCGCGGATCGAACTCGGCCTGACGCTGCGACGCGAAGCCGAAGGCGGTCTCGTCGTTGACGCAAACGGCCATGCCTTCGGGATGGTGGTCTTCGGACCGAGTCGACGCGTGCTCGTCATACCGACCGGCACGATCGAGCGTGTCGCGGCCATGCTGCGGATCGATGGTCGGATCGCACGCGGCTATCTCGGTCTGGGCTTGCACCCGATTTCGTTGCCCGATGGCGGGACCGGTGTGATGATCATGAGCGTCGCCGCGGATGGTCCGGGCGCGGCGGCCGGCTTGCTGCAGGGCGACGTCATCACGGGCTGGAACGGAAGGTCGATCGAGACCCTCAGGGCCGTGCAGCAAGACCTTGGGTCCGACAGCATCGGCAGGACTGTCGCGCTGTCGCTGCGGCGTGCCGGAGCCGATCTGCAGGTAACGCTCACCGTCGCGGAGCGACCTTCACCGTGACCGGACCGGATCTGCCCCGTCCGATCGTCGTCGCGCTCGCCGTGCCGGATCCAGCGCTGGCCGACCGCCTCGCTGCCCTGCTGGCGGATCTGCCGGGGCTGCGCCTTGCGGGCGCCGGTGAACAGGCCGACGTCTCTGTGGTCCCGGTCGAGCCAGAGGCCGGCCCGCGCCCGGGTGCTGAGCTCACGCCGCGAGAGCTGGAGGTGCTGGCGCTCCTGGCCGAAGGCGCCTCGAACAAAGCCATCGCGCGTCAGCTCTGCATCTCGGTGCACACGGCCAAGTTTCACGTCGGTGCTCTGCTCGACAAGCTCGACGCGGACGGGCGGACCGGAGCGGTCGCACATGCGGCCCGGCTCGGCGTCATTCATCTCTAGGAACGGACCGTGCGGGTGGTGACGGACCAGCTTGCGGACCGCCGCCGATCCGAGCTCCCGCTCGATGCCTACTCGCGCGTTGTCGCGGAGGCTGCGGACCGCGTCGGCCCCGCCGAAATTCAGGTCGAGAACCGCGTTGGCCCGCGAGGCGGCTTCGGCTCGGGCATGATCCTGGCTGGCGATGGGCTCATCCTCACCAACAGCCACGTCGTCTCAGCGGCTCGCCGCGTCCGTATCACTCTCTCGGATGGCACCGAAGCCGAGGCTGAGGTCATCGGGGACGATCCCGATACGGATCTGGCGCTGCTGCGGGCGGGGCTGCCACCAGGCACCAAGGCGGCCTCCCTCGGCGATTCGAAGTCTTTGCGCCGCGGCCACCTCGTCGTTGCGATCGGCAATCCGCTCGGCTTCGAGTCCACCGTCACGGCCGGAGTCGTCTCGGCGCTCGGCCGCTCCCTTCGCGGACGCAACGGCCGACTGATCGATGACGTGATCCAGACGGATGCGGCGGTGAACCCTGGCAGTTCCGGCGGACCGCTCGTGTCTCCCTCCGGCGAAGTGGTTGGCGTCAACACAGCTATGGTCGGGCGTGCGCAGGGCCTGTGTTTTGCCGTCCCCAGCAACACGGCGCGGTTCGTGCTCGCGGCGTTTCTGCACCACGGTCGGGTGCGCCGAGCCCATCTCGGTATTGTGGCTCAGACCATCCCGCTGCCACGCAGCCTAGCGGTCGCGATTGGGGCGGAGCCTTGGGCCGTGCGGATCGGCGAAGTTGAACTGGGCGGCTCGGCTCCGGCCGGCGGGTTGCGCGCCGGCGACGTCATCGTGGGCCTGTACGGCCATGCCGTAGGCGGGGCCGACGTGCTCATCCGCCTGCTTGACGCCGAAACTTGGCCATTACAGCGCATCCGCTAAAGTTGGCCAAATACAGTCAAGCTGGGAATATCCGACTGAATGGCCATGTGCGTCGCGACACAGATTTGCTCCGACAGTCGGTGCACACATCCCACCTACCGGGGGGTGGGAGGTGGTCATGCAGATCATCAATCGCCTACACATTGATAGCGCCGTCCTGGCGGGTCTCGCAGCAGCGCTTCTCCTCGTCATTGTCTCAGTCAGCGTTTCCGGAGCCAAAAGCCTATACGCCGCTGAGAACCGCGAGATCGATCACGCCGTCCGGCATATCGGCATGACGCTGTGACTGGATCTCCGAGGCTCAGGTCCGTGCTCCGCGGCTCCAAATCGCGATCACCTGCAGACCCGACGCTCGACCTTCCGCACCCGTACGGTCGGAAACCTCCCCGCTCATGCAAACCAGCATCATGGTAATGATGGTGCTGACCGGCGGTCGCGCCGAAGGCACCGGCTACGCGCGATCGCCTACTTGCGTTTGACCGAGCGCATCAACACGACGCTGCTCGTCACATAACGCTCGAACATCGGATGCTCAGCGCATCCGCACTGGCGCGGAGCAACCTCCGTGAAGACGATCGACGAGTTCGACGAGCAACCGCTCGGGCCGAGCTTCGGCATCGAGGTCGTGCGCGAAGTTTGGGCGGTCGGCGACACGATCCGCGTCGAGAACGCGGCACTCCTCTTCCAAGGCCACTACGAGCGCGTGGGTGCCGATCTCGTGATCAGCGACGCGACGCACCGGCTCCGCATCCACGATTACTTCACCGTGGAGAAGCGCCCGGCGCTCGTCGCGCCGAACGGTGCATCGCTGCGAGACGACGTGATTGTGGCCCTCAGCCGCTCGATCGCGACCGAGCTGCATGCTCAGAACGGGCAAAGCCCTGTCTCGGACGCCACGCCCATCATCGGACGCGTTCAGACCGTCACCGGCAGCGCC carries:
- a CDS encoding IS630 family transposase (programmed frameshift), translated to MSAAVALREDFNADDLRRLAKASRDAGQSRRLLALAEIYEGGSRTDAARIGVVGLQTVRDWVLAFNAAGPAGLINRKAPGNPAKLSDAQRQALAQIVESGPDPDRHGVVRWRLKDLAAWIYASFGVSLDESTVGRTVKQLGFRKLSARPRHHEQDPAALAAFKKNLPAEVRAIRARLPAGAAIEVWWSDEARVGQKNTLPRRWARRGSRPSAPKDQRTAHAYIFGAICPEKGKGAGLIMPRCDTAAMNEHLREISCSVEEGAHAVLILDGAGWHVAHDLVVPANITLLPLPACAPELNPVENVWQFLRDNWLGDRVFSSYEDIVEQCCQVWNRFIDQPWKIMSIGLRDWAYQL
- a CDS encoding VOC family protein encodes the protein MRSFFHLAYNVRNLDEAREFYGDVLGCREGRSASTWVDFDFFGHEISLHLGEPFKVENTGHVGEHLVPMPHLGVALELDDWRALAERLNAKNLQFVLKPMARFEGQPGEQWTMFFLDPSGNPIEIKGFRSFDGLFEA
- a CDS encoding 3-oxoacyl-ACP reductase family protein — protein: MSELAGKRALVTGASRGIGAAIALALTEKGADVAVTYERSAERAAEVVRAIETKGGRSFAIQADSADAAAVKRSIEAAIDGLGGLDILVNNAGIARGGPLADMSLADIDAILDVNVRSVVLASQAAIPHLKEGGRIISIGSCLAERVASPGMTVYSMSKSALLAFTRGLARELGSRGITVNLVHPGPTDTDMNPATGDQAEGQRATIALGHYGKPEDVAAAVAFLASPAAGQITGTGIVVDGGVNA
- a CDS encoding S1C family serine protease, whose product is MSAAATPSLLVGLSAELSDLVGRVAPSLVAVRSPRSRASGFTWQPHLIVTAEEALADDGEISVDLPDGSTAAAAIVGRDPSTDIALLRVEAALQPATLSAPALAAGGLVVAVGSAQGQPLAALGTVAQSGPAWRSLRGGSIDARIELGLTLRREAEGGLVVDANGHAFGMVVFGPSRRVLVIPTGTIERVAAMLRIDGRIARGYLGLGLHPISLPDGGTGVMIMSVAADGPGAAAGLLQGDVITGWNGRSIETLRAVQQDLGSDSIGRTVALSLRRAGADLQVTLTVAERPSP
- a CDS encoding response regulator transcription factor, giving the protein MTGPDLPRPIVVALAVPDPALADRLAALLADLPGLRLAGAGEQADVSVVPVEPEAGPRPGAELTPRELEVLALLAEGASNKAIARQLCISVHTAKFHVGALLDKLDADGRTGAVAHAARLGVIHL
- a CDS encoding S1C family serine protease, whose amino-acid sequence is MRVVTDQLADRRRSELPLDAYSRVVAEAADRVGPAEIQVENRVGPRGGFGSGMILAGDGLILTNSHVVSAARRVRITLSDGTEAEAEVIGDDPDTDLALLRAGLPPGTKAASLGDSKSLRRGHLVVAIGNPLGFESTVTAGVVSALGRSLRGRNGRLIDDVIQTDAAVNPGSSGGPLVSPSGEVVGVNTAMVGRAQGLCFAVPSNTARFVLAAFLHHGRVRRAHLGIVAQTIPLPRSLAVAIGAEPWAVRIGEVELGGSAPAGGLRAGDVIVGLYGHAVGGADVLIRLLDAETWPLQRIR